A region from the Arachis ipaensis cultivar K30076 chromosome B01, Araip1.1, whole genome shotgun sequence genome encodes:
- the LOC107620394 gene encoding uncharacterized protein LOC107620394 isoform X2, with protein MQRRIVEKSGQVMRLRVRKKRKSGSGRKAAVLKKLATYLQCDTFMYAPLVSDFPDPALPLFPSPAKVVELKKPRKEKQRFVDQLVEYLKSDVYMYAPLLRSSSGSSQQSPTKFTSGNVNPQTDLSQQHHASVQNETIKHTLYQMRRSVSASRNVSVKSQLRTHS; from the exons ATGCAAAGAAGAATAGTGGAAAAGAGCGGGCAGGTGATGAGGCTGAGGGttagaaagaagaggaaaagtggGAGCGGAAGAAAAGCGGCGGTTCTGAAGAAGTTAGCGACATACCTGCAGTGCGATACTTTCATGTACGCTCCCCTCGTATCAGATTTTCCCGACCCTGCTCTTCCTCTCTTTCCTTCCCCTGCTAAAG TGGTTGAACTCAAAAAACCTAGAAAAGAGAAGCAGCGTTTTGTAGATCAACTTGTAGAATACCTCAAATCCGATGTCTATATGTATGCTCCCCTCCTTCGTTCATCTTCAGGTTCA TCACAGCAGTCACCAACAAAGTTCACAAGCGGAAATGTGAATCCTCAAACAGACCTCTCTCAACAGCATCATGCTTCGGTGCAAAATGAAACTATAAAGCACACTTTGTATCAAATGCGTCGCTCCGTTTCTGCCTCAA GAAATGTATCTGTCAAGTCGCAGCTGAGAACTCATAGTTGA
- the LOC107620394 gene encoding uncharacterized protein LOC107620394 isoform X1 — protein sequence MQRRIVEKSGQVMRLRVRKKRKSGSGRKAAVLKKLATYLQCDTFMYAPLVSDFPDPALPLFPSPAKVVELKKPRKEKQRFVDQLVEYLKSDVYMYAPLLRSSSGSGTSQQSPTKFTSGNVNPQTDLSQQHHASVQNETIKHTLYQMRRSVSASRNVSVKSQLRTHS from the exons ATGCAAAGAAGAATAGTGGAAAAGAGCGGGCAGGTGATGAGGCTGAGGGttagaaagaagaggaaaagtggGAGCGGAAGAAAAGCGGCGGTTCTGAAGAAGTTAGCGACATACCTGCAGTGCGATACTTTCATGTACGCTCCCCTCGTATCAGATTTTCCCGACCCTGCTCTTCCTCTCTTTCCTTCCCCTGCTAAAG TGGTTGAACTCAAAAAACCTAGAAAAGAGAAGCAGCGTTTTGTAGATCAACTTGTAGAATACCTCAAATCCGATGTCTATATGTATGCTCCCCTCCTTCGTTCATCTTCAGGTTCAG GAACTTCACAGCAGTCACCAACAAAGTTCACAAGCGGAAATGTGAATCCTCAAACAGACCTCTCTCAACAGCATCATGCTTCGGTGCAAAATGAAACTATAAAGCACACTTTGTATCAAATGCGTCGCTCCGTTTCTGCCTCAA GAAATGTATCTGTCAAGTCGCAGCTGAGAACTCATAGTTGA